Genomic segment of Macaca nemestrina isolate mMacNem1 chromosome 3, mMacNem.hap1, whole genome shotgun sequence:
tggctactttttgtattttcagtagagtttcatcatgttggccaggctagtcttgaattcctgacctcaagtgatccactcacctcaggcttccaaagtgctgggattacaagtgtgagcccactgcgcctggcctcttctaggatttttagagTTTGAGGTCGTACATTTAAAtatctaatccatcttgagttaattttagtACATGGTGAAAGGTATGGGTctggtttcaatcttctgcatatggccagccagttatcccagcaccatttacttaACAGGGAATTCTTTTCCCACTGCTTGTTGGTGATGGCCTTGTCGAAGATGAGATGGTAGTAGGTGTGAAGCTTTACTTCtgagttttctcttctgttccattctaTTCtactctgtttttgtaccagtaccatgctattttggccACTGTgccagtgtgatgcctccagctttgttctttttacttagaattgctttggctattaatactcgctcttttttggttccatatgaattttagaatgtttttttttttttttttttttcctaattccatgaagaaattagaagaaatgttggtagtttgatagagaTAGTGTTGGGTCTGTAAATtcctttgggcagcatggccattttaacaTCTTTcaacccatgagcatggaatgtttttcatttatttttgtcatgtctgatttccttcagcagtgtttcatagttctccttctagagatctttcacctccttggttagctgtattcctaagtatttcattttctttgtggctataataaatgggattgtgttcttgatttgccTGTCAGCCTGGATGTTACTGGTGTagagaaatgttactgatttctataaatttacgttgattttgtatcctgaaatctTATTATAATTGTTCATCAGTTCTAGTAGCCTTTTGGCAAAGtcattagggttttctagatatagaatcatattgtcagtaaagagagatagtttggccaggcgtggtggctcatgcctgtaatcccagcactttgggaggccaaggcaggcagatcacgagttcaggagatcaagaccatcctggctaacacaatgcctgtctctactaaaaatacaaaaaattagccgagcatggtggcacgcacctgtagtcccagttacttgggaggctgaggcaggagaatcgcttgaacctgggaggcagaggttgcagtgagctgagatcgtgctactgcactccagcagcctgggcaacagagtaagactttgtctaaaaaataaaataaaaataaaaaaaaagagagagagagaaatagtttgatttattttccttttggattCCTTTTATTGCTATGGCCAGGACTTCTAATattctgttgaataggagtgctgagagcaggcatccttgtcttcttccagttctcaagggaaaCCCAGCTTTTGcttgttcagtatgatgttggctgtgggttcgTCATTGaaggctcttattattttgatgtatgttcCTTCGATGCCTAGTctattgagggtttttttttttttaattatgaggggatgttggattttaccaaaagctttttctgtgtctattgagatgatcatatggtttttgcttttaattctgtttatgtggtaaatcacatttattgatttacatatgttgacccagccttgcatcctaggaatAAAGCCTAATTGATcctggtgaattaactttttgatatgctgttggattcagtttactagtattttgttgagaatttttgcatctgtgcttatcagggatattggcctgaagagtcctttttttgttgtatctctgccagattttggtatcaggctgatgctggcttcaaagaatgagttggggaggatcCCTTCCTGTTGGttttatttggaatagtttcagtaggattagtACTAGTTCttttttgtatgtctggtagaatttggctgtgaatccatcttttgcagggtttttttttttttttgaatttttatttttggtaacagATTCTATTTCAGAGCttgatattggtctattcaaggttTCAGcctcttcctgattcaatcttgggagattgtgtgtttccaagaatttatccatttcctctagattttaaattttgtgtgcatagttgttcatagtattctctgaggatcttttgtatttctgtgggatgagttgtaatgtcatctttgCCATTTCTGATTATACTTACTTGGatctttcttctttgttaatctagctaagCTAGCATTGTATTaatcttccccccccccccccccaccaccaccaaagaACTCTTGGTTTCACTGATCTTCtgtatgggtttttttgttcgtttgtttttgagacagggtctcgctctgtcccccaggctggagtgcaatggcgcgatcttgtcttactgcaacttctgcctcccaggctcaagcaatcctccctcctcagcctcccaagtagctgggactacaggtgcacaccaccatgccaggacgatttttgtatttttagtagagatggggtttcaccatgttggccaggatggtctcgaactcctgacctcacgatccacccacctcggcctcccaaagtgttgggattacaggcatgagccaccacgcccattctaaactttcctcttaatactgctttagctgcatcccagagattttggtaagCTGTGTccctattttcattaatttcaaagtgcttttatttctaccttaatttcgaTGTGTATCCaggagttattcaggagcaggttgtttaatttccatgtattagtGTAGTTTTGAGAGATCGTGGTATTGGTTTCTATTTATATTGTACTGTGGTCCGAGAATGTGCTTGGTATGGTTTCAGTTTGGgttcttttatttttggagacttgctttatgacggAGCCTGTGGTTGGTccgtgtgttgtgtgtgcagaTGAGAGGAATGGATATTCTGTGGTTGCTGGCGGAGTGTTCTGTGGAGATGTCTGTGAGGTTCAGTTGGTCAGGTGTTGAGTTTAGGTCgagtttctttgttagtttttctgCCTCGATGATCCGTCTACTGCTGTCAGTGGGGTGTGGAAGTCTCCCACTGTTCTTTTGTGGTTGTCTAAGTCTTTTCATAGGCCAAGAAGACCTTGTTTTATGAACCTGGGTGTTCCAATGTTGggtgtgtatatttaaaatagttaagcTTCTTGTTGGATTatgccttttatcattatgtaatgcccttatttgtccttcttaatttttattggtttaaagtctgttttatctgatacaagaATAGTGACTCCTGTTCTTTTTTGATTTCTCTGTGCATAGTAGATCTTTCTGCAACCCTTTGCTTTGAGCCTGTGGTGTCTTTACTTGTGAGCttggtctcttgaagacagaagatggatgagtcttttttttttttttctttgagacagggtctttttctgttgcccaggctgcagtgtggtggtacaaacatggctcactgcagcctcaacctgggctcaagcaatcgcccctcctcagccccccaagtagcaggactacaggcgtgtgccaccacacttggctgaatttgtgtgtgtgtgtgtggagacagggtttcgccatgttgtccggTCTGGccttgaacgcctgggctcaagcagttctgcctatcttggcctcccaaagtactgggattacaggcacaagccaccctGCCAGGTCCCTTCCCGgatatttttaatgttacttCAGTCATTAAAGGTTGTATGTAAcatatctgaaatgcttggaCAGAGCGTTTTGGATTTTCGGTATTTTCAGATTTTgtaatatgtgcatatacataatgagatgccttggggatgggacccaagtccaAACATggaattcatttatgtttcatatacacagtacacacatagcctgaaggtcattaatacagtatttttaataattgcaTGCATGACAAAGTTTTGACTGTGACCCATCACAAGGTCAAGTGTGGAATTTTCTATCTGTGGCACTATGTCAGTGCTCgaaaagttttggattttagaccattttggttttcagatttttggattagggatcaAGAATGAAAATTGTTTTTCCCAGGTGCAATGAACATATTGTTATTTTTCCCTCAAACATGAAGGCATAAAACCTTGGCATTCTCactgataaacattttttttttcttctttagacggagtcttgctttgtcaccaggccggagtgcagtggtatactctcagctcactgcaacctccatctcccagtttcaagcgattcccctgcctcagcctcccgagttgctgggactacaggtgcataccaccacgcccagctaatttttgtatttttactgtagagatggggtttcaccatgttggccaggatggtctcgaacccctgacctcgtgatccgcccacctcggcctcccgaagtgctgggattataggcgtatgccaccgtgcctggcctgattaaCCTTTTTCTTCAATGTCTGTATCATGTCCTTTCTGTTCTTCAAAACACATTACTCATTTTCATTGCCATCATTCTAATCCATGCCTTCATCACATCACATTTGGGTTACTAAAATAAGCTTTTAGCTAGAAAAAGCTGAGGAAACACTGACTTAAGATTATATGTTATGTGGTGTGTTACTTAAGTCACGTCTCACATATTTTTAGTCTGTTTTACTTGCCTAATAAAAGAAAGCCCCTGAGAGCAAGGACCATATGAAGCTTTTGCATTGGTTATGGCATTCAGGCTGACAGGAAGCCATACATGGGTGTCACTCAATATGTGTGATTCATCAGTGACTGCAAAAATGGCAAAACTAAACTCATCTAATCCTTAAAGGGCTACGAAAATTAAAATGACTACGTAGAACACACAAAAGTCACACACGAGATGTTTGATGTGAGGCATGTTAGaggcattttgttgttgtttagggACAGATCtgaccctgtctcccaggctggaaatCAGTGGTacgatcagagctcactgcagcctccctcctcagcctcttgagtagctaagactacaggcatgtatcaccacacccacctaatcttttattttttgtagagacaaggtctccttatgttgcccaggctggtctcgagcttctgggctcaagtgatcctcccacctcggcctcccagagtgctgggattatggacaagtcaccatgcctggctggtgaTATTTCTACAATGTTTATGACTTCAAAAATGGTAAGACAGCTGATTCCCATTATTCACAGGAGTTACATACTACAAAGTTGAGGCAAACACTGAAACATTTTGCCAAGCGGAAATACAAGGTTAGGTTCCCATGAGCCGCTGGTCACAAAAATcatacataaccttgttttatgtatttacacttaaagacaccttatttaatatatattgctgATGGTTAACACTGAGCTCATGGCCCAGGCCCGAAGCCAGCTATTCTGACACATGCATTTTCCACAAGGCATGTTTTAGCCCTCCTGTGCTGAGGAACAGCACTTGTGCACTCTGCTTGGGGGTTAACTGGCAATGATTGTGCCTCAGATAAACCGCATTGGCCACTGCACAAAGCTTGGGGGCCTTTTTAAACAGCAGAATTACTGTAGCATGAAGTAAACACGTGAACAGGATGCTTGTTTACAGGATGAGGCTGAAATGAAAAGGCCGGGTAAGTGTCACCTTGTTCCACTCCAGCTGGGGACATGTGTGTCAGGCAACATCGCTGTGTGTCCAAGGACCTTAAAGTGGTTACAAATAAAGTTTGTCAGTGAAGCCAGTTTACAGATATGTAATCTGTGAATGAGATCAACTATACTTTATTGTGGATTAATAAAATTACTGCTATTCAGGAGGAGCAGAAAAGCAAAGAATCTTTATGACACGGTAGACtttgttcaattttatttaagGGCTTGAAATTTGTATTTAAGGCAGCCGTAAGTTTTTATTCATTGCATTATACAACTCCAACAAGCCTGTCTGGCCACCCCCACGGTGCTTTGCATGTTCAGGATTTCACCCGAGCTGATGAAACCCTCTCCCAAGTATTTTGTAGGTTCCCTGTGCTTTTTAGATGCACCTTCCCTTCCCGCTCCTTCTTACATCCAACAGAAACTTGCTACACaccttctccagcctgggcattatCGCAGGTGTAGAAGATAAGTCCTTCTTGCGGTGCTTGCATTCTCTTGCAGCCTTGCACCTTGTGGGTGTTTAGTAAATGCCACCTCAACACAAGGGATACCACATATTTTACAGAATAAAATGGAACGGAAGCAGTCGCCCAGTTAATTGAGATTTCAACACAAATACTTGAGACaagtttttactgtttttagtGTCCAATTGTTACCATTATGGACTCACTCATGTTGTATCATCCTCCATAATTTTTctcatacatttaaaataaggTCTTAAAAAGATATAAGATGCCAATAGGTGAGGCTTTAGGGgagaaaatacctaaaaatgaTTGGGGCAGGGGGTGGTGGCGGTGAGGGAGGGCTGCGCCTAGGAGAGAGCTGTGTGGGAAACAGGGCTGATGAGAAATTCCTGGGGCGGGTACCCAAGAGTCGGATGCTCAATTCGAAGTTGCCACTTTTACGTAAACCAGACCTTCCAGCATGACACGGCTTTGCACAGTGATGGTATGGCATgagggtaggttagtgagggaagTACTGCCTGTTCTCCTGCCAGATCCCAGCACTCTGTCAGAGGCTGAGGGTTCTAGGAATTCCTGGTGAGTTAAGTGGCCTCGGTAAGGAACTGGCTCAGCAGGGCCTGGGGTAACGTTCATTAGAGATAACCTCAGCAGGAAGTGGGAGGGCCGACATCTGGGTCACATGCAGAATGTGGACAATGTGCACTACTTAATAAATGTTCATgcctcttccctcccccttccaTGCCAAGATTAAAGACCAGAACACAATTATGTTTCTTGGTTGGGTTGGGAGCATGCACTGTTCATTCATTGTGTCAGGTCTCCCTCCTCCTAAACTTGGGCCCTGCTTTGAGATACACTCCATGCAAGTACTTGCCTACTAGCCTGCCCTGCTTTTATTCCCTATCAGCGACAGGATTTGGATCCTCATATTATCCTTAGAATGAAAAGCAACAGGAGGACAATGGATCCAGGAGGCCTCTAACTGCACATGTGCTACCTCACCTCTAGGAGACAGGATGGAGAGGTACCTTCTTTTTAGCCCTTTAGACTTTATTGGCCTAGATATCTACTAGGTAAGGTCAGATGTGATCCTGGATTTTATAAAACTCAGACCTTGGTAACTGTGGTAAAAGCAACACAGCCAATTTTTAGCTGGGGAGGCAGGAGTGAGTTGGTGGAAGGGCTTGGTAAGCAAGGTAAAGAACAGAGACCAACCCCCACCACCCAACCACCCGTTAGAAAACACCGAGAAGACATTTGCCTGCCTTTCAAGCTTTGCCAAGGATACAGGGACTTATCACAATGAGTGAGttcagaccaggagttcaagaccagcctggccaacgcagcgaaaccccatctctaataaaaatacaaaaaattagctgtgcggtggtgcacacctgtaatcccaacaggtCTTCCGATTAGTCACAATCCAGGAGACTAGAGCAACTGTTTGGTCTTTTCCTGGTCCCAAAGTGTGAACTTTCCAACCTGAAATTCTAAGTATTTTCCCCTGGCTCACAAATCTCGGAGGGGCAAATGCAAAACTGACTTCCTGTAGGTCTTGATAAATTCTTACAGAAGTACTGAAGGATGCTTTCCACACCCATGCTTCTAAATctagttattttctttcaaagtCTCCATCTCCCACCACTCCCTCCCCCGATTTCATTTCCCTTCTATTCCTTCTCAAGCAAGATGTACTGTCTTAAATTATCTAACAATGGCATCTCACCTTTTCTCCCCTCCTATCTTTTCTCCCTTCCACGGGGCCTAAGAGGTATTAAATACTAGCTTGATAACTGcgctatggactgaatgtgtcccttcaaaattcatctgttgaaatcttaacccccaaAGTGGTGGTGTTTGGAGGAAAGGCATTTGGGAGGTAACCGGGTCATgcgggtagagccctcatgaatgggattagtgagATTAtaaaagggactacagagagctctGTCGCTCTTTCTGTCATGTAAGGATACAAGAAGTCAGTAATCTACAACCCAGAAGAGGGCCCGCATTAGAACCTGACCAAacaggcaccttgatcttggacctctgGTCTACAGAACtaagtttctgttgcttataGGCCATCAGTCTACAGTACTTTGTTATAGTGGCCTGAACTAAGacgattgattttttttttttgagacagggtcttgccctgttgcttAGGATGGATGTGGtggccatctcagctcacagtgacctctgtctctcaggttcaagcgattccggtgcctcagcctcccgagtagttgggattaaaggtgtgcaccaccacatctagctaattttttgtatttttattagagatggggtttcgctgcatgggccaggctggtcttgaactcctggtctgaagtgataagcctgcctctgcctcccaaagtgctgggatgacaggtgtgagccaccgcacctggccttgactTTCAATGAACACTCTCCACTTATCATAAAATTCTAGGTGTCACAGTTATCTAAAGGGATGAAAACAGAGCATTTCCTAATCATAGAAAATTCTCCAGACTGTGACTTAAAGCTTTTAGCAGAATCTCAGAATTTCTAAAGACTGCAGGAAAGTGCCTAAAACAAGGCAGGATTACAAAAGCCATTGTCACTTTCTAGCCTACAGCAACACTGGGTAAGATAGAATATGACCTGCCTGAGTTTGAAAAATGGAACTTTAAGCATTGTATGTTCTCATATAATACATACTCAATATAATATCTGGCATTTAGAAGCTTGGCCACAGACTGATAAATGAATCATGctagaaaatatacatttttgatcttttaaaaacgCATTTTACAGTTAATAAGAGTTCAGTAAAATAGAAAACGTGCATTAAGTGGTCTTTATTGATGTTTCACATTCAGTTATTTCTTATCACTTCTTCAGTTAATTGTACAAGtatgataaattattttctatttgctgtgggaatttaaatgtaaaataaatacaaaatacatctGTGGTTTAATGAACACTCAATGAAGGATCTTTTCTGAGGTATTCCTTTCAGTCTGGTTTTATCCCAGATCTTTTTACTTCCCCTAGGAATAGTCTATTAAACCACACAATGGATCTGTGAACTTGTGGATCAAGGTCACTGTAAATCAGTGAACTTGTGTTTTGATTACATTAGACATACTTTTTGATCTCATCATACAACACCAATACAAAAGCACCACCCATGCCTCTCAACACATTGGACCAGGCACCTTTGAAGAAGGCCTTGGCTCCTTCATCTTTTGCAATCTTCCTCCAGCAGTCAACTGTCCCCGTGTACATAATATCAGCTGTGGAAACAAACGGTGAGGGCTCCGTAACGCTGGGGGAAAGAGACTTTCCTCTGAAAGATATCTGCACACACTGTTACCAGCTGTATAAAATCAGGGTCATCTGGGCATGGAGTCCCAGCTCCATGCAACATTCCACTGGACATGTCCTTCCTTGCTTAACTGGCAGGCTGGGCCTCCTGTCATTCCTACTCCATTAGTTCAAGGTCAGTGAAGAACTGGGGCAATTAACCAAGTAATTCACAGACTGCCCGACTGTGAAACAAGAAGGGCGCAGAGCAGCAGGAGTATTACGCTACGTGGTTACCTTGTTTCATGGAGGACCAAACTGCGGCCTAGCGTCAGATGATACTGCACAAGGTTATGCAGTTAAAATAAAAGGCTGTAACGAGTTGAAACATATGAAACTGCTAACATTGgactgtttttgatttttaaagtggcaatttcatatggttcaccCTATAGAAGCCAAAACTTTTTATGGCACAACagattgcttcaggccatctcTACCCAGCCAAACACCCCATCCCACTAACACCTGTAAGTCAGAGGGAAGCGAGAGTTCTCCGTAAGCAGCAGCTACTTCTTCTCCCCAGCTGTTGCACCCAGGCTCATAGGGAAGAGGGCCTAGGGTCTCTACAACGCTAGATACCTAGTTAAATTCACATCTAAGTATCTTTCTGTTGATGTTCTTACCATCTctttaataaaatggaaaaaacttTTCCCTAATAGGATAGTTGAGAATGTCAACTATCCTATTAGGGGGAAATTAATACAATCTTTCTTCCCTAAGTCCttatcaaataattttgaaaattaatttccaGTCAGGAAGACTGAAAGGAACACTGTAAAACGTTCTCCTCGAgcaaaaataaagaggtttagaTGAGTAGAGCACCAGCTTACCCCCTTTCCGGCCGGACTGCATCATCATCCTACGACGAACAGTGTCGAAGGGGTAGGACACCAGCCCTGCGACTGCCGTCACACTCTGGGCAATCATCCAGCTCACAAAAATGTGCACGTTCTTGGGGTCAGGCAGCATCCCTGTGGACAGAGCCAAGAAGCCGAACGGCTATGAAGCGACTGTTCTCAGCAGAAAGCAGGTGGAGGGAGAGAGGCCACCGCACCTCCAGCTGCACGCTCTGACCTTGCGGGGAACCTGCCCCTGTGCAGGTGCCTCACGTATGAGGCGGCCAGCAAAGGTGGCTGCTGCCGTCTCTGGACCCCGGGGAGCCAGTGCTCTGCTCATATGCAGGGCACTGGAAGTGGCTTCAAGTTAAACTCAGTAACTGCTATGGCTGTGTCTAGAGGGAGACAGgctcccccttcctcctctcttaATAACTAAAGGCCAGAGTGTATTTCAGTAGAGGACACGAAGACTGCTTTAGCTATTAATTTATGCACACCACCTCCTCATTCAGAAGCCTCGATTATCCCAGAGACTAGAAAAAAAGATGGATATATATCAAGTCCTTTGTGAGTTACAGATCCCGTAGGATCCTCTATCCACACCGCCCTCCTTCTCCCCTGATGCCCCTCTCTCACCCTTGGCAGTATCATAGACTCCGAAGTAGGCAGCTCTGTAGATAATGATGCCTTGGACAGAGACGTTGAAACCTTGGTAGAGACCCCTCAGGCCATCAGACTTGAAGATCTTGATGATACAGTCGCCCAGACCATGGAACTCACGCTGGGCGGCACCCTTGCCCACGTCGGCAGCCAACCTGGTCCTAGCAAAGTCCAGCGGGTAGACAAAGCAAAGGGAGGTGGCCCCAGCggccccaccagatgccaggttACCAGCAAAGTAGCGCCAGAACTGCTTATGCCGATCCACACCCCCTAAGAAGAGCTGCTTGTACTTGTCCTTGAAGGCGAAGTTGAGAGCTTGGGTGGGGAAGTAACGGATCACGTTGGCCAGGTTACCCCTCCAGAAGGAGAGAAAGCCCTGCTCCTTGGGGATTCTCACCACACAATCAATGATCCCTTTGTACTGCTTCTCAGCACTGATCTGTTTGCTGGCATGCTGGACCTGGTGGAGGGGAGGGTGGGTGACAGAGGACaggcagggcagggacaggggaaGAGGACAGGAGAAAAAAGAAGGTTTTCTCAGCACTGATCTG
This window contains:
- the LOC105466570 gene encoding ADP/ATP translocase 1 isoform X2; its protein translation is MPANRSVLRKPSFFSCPLPLSLPCLSSVTHPPLHQVQHASKQISAEKQYKGIIDCVVRIPKEQGFLSFWRGNLANVIRYFPTQALNFAFKDKYKQLFLGGVDRHKQFWRYFAGNLASGGAAGATSLCFVYPLDFARTRLAADVGKGAAQREFHGLGDCIIKIFKSDGLRGLYQGFNVSVQGIIIYRAAYFGVYDTAKGMLPDPKNVHIFVSWMIAQSVTAVAGLVSYPFDTVRRRMMMQSGRKGADIMYTGTVDCWRKIAKDEGAKAFFKGAWSNVLRGMGGAFVLVLYDEIKKYV
- the LOC105466570 gene encoding ADP/ATP translocase 1 isoform X1; translated protein: MGDHAWSFLKDFLAGGVAAAVSKTAVAPIERVKLLLQVQHASKQISAEKQYKGIIDCVVRIPKEQGFLSFWRGNLANVIRYFPTQALNFAFKDKYKQLFLGGVDRHKQFWRYFAGNLASGGAAGATSLCFVYPLDFARTRLAADVGKGAAQREFHGLGDCIIKIFKSDGLRGLYQGFNVSVQGIIIYRAAYFGVYDTAKGMLPDPKNVHIFVSWMIAQSVTAVAGLVSYPFDTVRRRMMMQSGRKGADIMYTGTVDCWRKIAKDEGAKAFFKGAWSNVLRGMGGAFVLVLYDEIKKYV